Within Azoarcus sp. DD4, the genomic segment CTCGACCCTCTGGTGCTTGTTGTCGGTGAGGGCCGTCTGCAGTTCGTTGCGCAACTGCTTGACCTGGGCCACCAGGGTGGCGACGGTATCGCGCGGCGTGTCGCCCTCGATGCCCAGGGCCTTCATCTCCTCGGGCGTAAGCTGGCTGGCAGCGCCGGGCGGCGCGGGCTTGGCGCCGCGATCACCGGAGAAGAGCTTGACGCCGACGAACACCAGCAGCAGCGCCATCGGGATCAGCAGCCACTTGAGCAGCGGATTACTCTTCATCGCGCGCCTCTTTTTCCCGGCCTCCTTCGGCCTGGCCGGCGGCCGCTGCCGGCGGCAGGCTCACCATCGCATCGATGGGGGCAAGCACCGGCAGCAGCGACTCGGCCAGGCCATGGCCCCGGGTAACGAGGTAGACCACGGTCGTGTCGGTCGACCGACCCGCCGGCCCGAGGGTCGGATGCTGAAAGGTCGCCGCGACGAAATCGCCCTGGAGCGCGCGCGGGTCGAGGTCCAGCCAGTGTGCGGAGGTGTTGGTGAGCCGCACCGCCGTCACCCACTGGTCTTCCAGTCGCCACGCGGCCAGCGCCCATGCGCGCACGGGCAGCGTGGGCAACAGGCTGTTCAGTGCGAGGTTGCGGCGCAGGCTGACGCGAACGATGCCGGCGGCGGGCTCCACAGTGCGCAGCGGCACGTAAAGGTTCTGCGCCGCATAGCGCGTCAGGATCACGGACACAGGGGTTGCGCGCCGGGCTGTCGACGTGGGCGTACCGGGTCCGGACTCTGCATCCGCGTTGGTCGAGTCACCGGCCTGGTCGTGACGCCGGCCGGCTCGCTCGTCACCCGCGACGATGCGCACCGGCTCCAGCGGCGCCTGGCCCGCTCTTGCCGGCTCGGCCGCAATGTCGAGCAGGATCATCGCGCCGGATTCCACGTCCTGCAGTTGCAGCCGCGTCGGCGGGATCGGCTCGCTCGCCCGCAGGTAGATCGCACCGCCCGCGCTTTGCACGCGCAGGTGATCGCCGATGCTCTCCGGCACACCGATGCGCACGTTGCGATCGATGAAGACCACGCGCTCCTGGCCGACCACGAGGGGCACGGCCAGCGGCAGACGCTCCCAGCGCAGGATCTCCACGGCTTGGCTGGTGGAGATGAGGCCCAAGCTGAGCAGGAGGCCGGCCACGGCCGGCAGGACAAGGTGCTTCATGGGGCTTCCCCCTGCAGATGAGATCCAGCACTGGCTGGGTGGCTGGCGGGCGAGGGGGCCGATGGCAGCTCGATGCGCTGCGGTACGCTCGCGTGGCAGTCCAATGCCAGGCCGAAGGGGTTGCGCTCGGGGTCGACGTCCATGCGCACGACTTTGAGCGTGTAGCGCACCAGTGCGCGCTTGACCTGCTCGGCGCCCAGGTATTCGTCGGCGCTCACGTCCAGCGTGACGACCCAGTTGCTTGCCGAAACGGCCTGTACGCGCAACGTCGGATCGTCGCCATAGCCCCGCCCCGGAATCTCGTAGATGCCGCGCACACGTTGGCGCAGCTCGCCGTTGCTGCGCCGATACTCGTAGTCCTGTTGCAGGAAGGCCCGGCAACTCGGCGTGAGATAGGCGGACAGCGCGTGCAGGTTGCGTGGGTAATCCTCCTCTCCATTCGTCGGCCAGCGCTGTGCCTGCTGCCAGATGTAGAAGGTGAAGGCGTAGACGCTCTCCGGTGGCACGTCCCACCATTGGCGGGTGCTGCCGGAACGCAGATCCGGAGGTACATGGATGGTCAGGCTCTTGGGCGCGCTCCACCAGCCGAAACCGAGCAGCAGCGCCACCACGAACAGCGCGGCGGCACCGAGACGCAGCGTCTTCACATGTGCCTGCAGGTGGGTGACCTCGTTCTTGAATCGGCTCAATGTACGATCCTCCGCACTGCGTGATCCGGGACGCGCGCTTGGGAACGCACTGGATTGCCCCCCACTCGGGCGGCGCTGGCGGAACGCTGGCGCCGGGTGCTCCACCAGCCCGAGCGGGTGATGAGCTCGCGTCCCCCCGCGTAGGCTGCCAGTGCGGGGTAGCGCAGTGCGAGCCGCCACTGGAGCTGGCGGTAGAGCCAGGTGTCGGGGCGGCCGCGCTTTTGTCGGCGCAGGAAGCCGCCGCCCACGACGACGCCCATCCCGATGCCCGCGGCGATCAGCGTAGGCACCATGGCAATACTGTGCGTCAGCCAGGCCAACGGCACGCCAGCCGCGAACCCGGCCACCGCCGACAGGCCGGAACAGATCCACAATTCGTCCGCCGTCAGCCCTCGCACAACCACCGGGTGTCGGTTCAGGCGATGCGGCAAGAAAGTCACGAGGCCGTCGCGCGGACCCTCCCGCGGACTGTCCATAGTGCCGGCCATCGGTCCCGGCCCTTACAGCACGCCAGTGGCCTTGGTCAGCAGCCAGATGCCGACGACCAGCAGGATCGCGCCCACGGCCACCGTCAGGCCGAACTGGCCCCAGGTGGCGCGGCCGGTGTGGATCTCCGAGTAGCGCGTGTAGGCGTGATAGCAGACGCCGACGAACATCGAGGCGACCACGAGCAGCGCGATCAGCAGCACGATGTCGTAGCCGTGGTTCTGCAGCGTCTGCATGATGCCGCTGCCGGCGCCGCGCGACGGGTCTTCCATGGTGGGGAGCGCAGCCCACGAGGCCAGCGGGGTTGCTGCGAGGCCAAGTGGGGCAAGCACGGCAGCAATGCGCGCGGTGCGGCGAGAAGTCGAAGAAGGGGTCATGGCGATTCAACCTTTCGTGGTGGTCAGGAGTGGGGATCTCAGGCAAGGAGGAAGAAGCTCAGCACCAGGTACATCGCGACGAAGCGCACGACGACGCCCAGGAACTGGGGCTGAGTCAGTCGGTTTTCGGCCCAACCGACATAGGCGGTACGCATCGCCCACACGCCCCACAGCAGGAGGACGGCGAAGACGAAGCCAAGGACGACGGTGGACACGGTCGCAGGCGTGAAACCGCCGTTGGCCTGGAAGGCGGCGACCTGATCGGCCGAGGGCGTCATGGCGTGGACTCCTCCCGCTCGTTATGGCGCACGTAATCGCCGATCAGCGGGATCGGGTCGCGCGGCTGGGCGCGCTGCGGGACGAGGTAGTCGTGCAGGCCGGTACGTACGCGCCGCAGATCGGCGCGCAGCCGAGCGTAGTCGAAGTGGTAGCGGGCGCGTTCCTGCGACACTGTGCTGGCCGCGTGCTCGGCGAGACGGTCGGCCAGTTCGATCTGGCGCACAAGGGCCGCCAGGCGCTCACGCTCAGGTGCATTGTCGGCGGCATGGGTGGCTTGGAAGGGCGCGCAGGTCAGGACGAGGGCACAAGGCAGCGCGGCCAGCAAATGCGGCCATGCGAAAGTGCAGCAGCCGGTCTGTTTCATCGTGCCATTCCCGGTTGAGGCGAATGACGTGATGCTGAGGCGGGCGGTCAGTGCTCGCAGCAGGGAATGGGAATCAACGGATGACCGGATTGATATGCTGCCGAATCATGAGGACAGTGTGTCCATCGTTGGGCAGGGGCAATGTCGGCTCAACAAATGTGCCTCATGGGCTACAGTTTCTGTTTCAATAAGCAACTTTGATGCCCAAGGGCTACATGTGACGACACTTGCCGATATCGCAGACATGCTCCGGTGCGTCCGCCGAGAGGCGGGCTTGAGCCAGAGTGAACTTGCGCAGCGTGCGGGCCTGGCACGCACAACGGTTACCCGCATGGAAACGCTTGCAAAGGGTGACATGAGTGTGTCGGCCTTGGTGCGCTTGCTCGAAGCGGCCGGCTATCACCTGAAGCTGGAGAAGCATGGGCATGTGCGCACGCTCGAAGTCATCTTGGCGGAACAACGTCAAGATGGTGGTTCCTAATAACACTCCGACAGGAGTTGTTTCTTTCAATAAGTGTTCTGTTTGGAGTTGTTATTTGCAACTCATCCATGGTTGTATAGAATCGATCTCCTAGAGACTCCTACGGTCCATGATCGCTCTCATGGGAACACTTGCTATGGACTCCCCCATTCCGCTGCCCGTCGAACGGGCCATACGGAAATTCGGCGCCGACATTTCTCTGGCGCGCCGACGGCGACATATCTCCCAGGCCTCGCTGGCCGAGCGTATGGGCGCGTCCCTATCTACCGTGCGGCGCATGGAGAAAGGCGACGTGCGGGTGCCCATCCACTTCTTCGCCCGCGCGCTGCATGTCTTCGGCGAAATCCAGGCACTGGAAAACCTCCTGGATACTGCCAAGGATGACATCGGCCTGACACTGATGGACGAGCGCCTGCCCAAGCGGGTGCGCAGCAAGCCTGCCACCTCGGGAGCGCTGTGATGGCGACCGTCGCCTCGATCCGTCGGCAGGTTCAGCTCTGCATCGGTAAGGCCGGCCTGCCGGTGGGTTCGCTCGTATATGTCCGCCAAGGACGGCGCGAGAACAGCGCCTTTGCCTATGACGAGGGCTGGCTGGTTAGTCCGGCACGTTTCAATGTATCGGCCGATCTGCAACTGCTGGCGGGACACCAATCGCACAAGGCAGCCTCGCCCCACGATTCGGTATTCCACGGCGCCATTGCCGACACCGCGCCCGATGCCTGGGGCCGGCGCGTCATCGCCCGGGACCACGCCAAGCGCCGCAAGGACGATCCGAGGCTGCAGGCCCTCACGGAACTGGACTATCTGCTCGCGGTAGATGATTTCAGCCGGGTTGGTGCGTTGCGCCTGCGCGACCCGGATGGCACCTGGCACCGGACGCCAATGCTCGGACGGCGCAGCACTCCGCCTCTGGTCGAGTTGGAGCGGGTCTTTCTTGCCAGCCGGGCGGTAGAGCGCGGCGATGAGACAGCCGAGGATTTGCGCTATCTGCAGGGCAAGGGCACGTCCTTGGGCGGCATGCGGCCCAAGTGCACGCTGGTGGACGAGGACGGTCGACTGGCTATCGGCAAGTTCCCGAGCGTGGGTGACGCGCGCAGCGTCACCCGTGGCGAGGTACTGGCCTTGAAGCTGGCGGCGCTTGCTGGCATCGATTCCGCGCCGGCGCGGGTCGTGACGCTGGGCGAGGTGCCGGTGGCTGTCATCCATCGCTTCGATCGCGACGAGGCCGATGGCCGTATCCCTTACCAATCCGCCGCGTCGCTGCTGCAGGCCTCTCGCGAGGAAGACCGC encodes:
- a CDS encoding helix-turn-helix domain-containing protein; translation: MSQSELAQRAGLARTTVTRMETLAKGDMSVSALVRLLEAAGYHLKLEKHGHVRTLEVILAEQRQDGGS
- a CDS encoding type II toxin-antitoxin system HipA family toxin; translation: MATVASIRRQVQLCIGKAGLPVGSLVYVRQGRRENSAFAYDEGWLVSPARFNVSADLQLLAGHQSHKAASPHDSVFHGAIADTAPDAWGRRVIARDHAKRRKDDPRLQALTELDYLLAVDDFSRVGALRLRDPDGTWHRTPMLGRRSTPPLVELERVFLASRAVERGDETAEDLRYLQGKGTSLGGMRPKCTLVDEDGRLAIGKFPSVGDARSVTRGEVLALKLAALAGIDSAPARVVTLGEVPVAVIHRFDRDEADGRIPYQSAASLLQASREEDRSYTEIADAIRAYGHAPTQDVRQLWRRLVFNLLITNVDDHLQNHGFLHVMHGQWRLAPAFDINPFPDKERESKTWLSEQDGPITDVGMLLARASYFGLDEAPALAVLAEVHAAVTNWRQVALSAEVGLRQAELDDFAPAFEHEQMAAAAALLGH
- a CDS encoding RAQPRD family integrative conjugative element protein, which codes for MKQTGCCTFAWPHLLAALPCALVLTCAPFQATHAADNAPERERLAALVRQIELADRLAEHAASTVSQERARYHFDYARLRADLRRVRTGLHDYLVPQRAQPRDPIPLIGDYVRHNEREESTP
- a CDS encoding TIGR03745 family integrating conjugative element membrane protein yields the protein MTPSSTSRRTARIAAVLAPLGLAATPLASWAALPTMEDPSRGAGSGIMQTLQNHGYDIVLLIALLVVASMFVGVCYHAYTRYSEIHTGRATWGQFGLTVAVGAILLVVGIWLLTKATGVL
- a CDS encoding helix-turn-helix transcriptional regulator, with protein sequence MIALMGTLAMDSPIPLPVERAIRKFGADISLARRRRHISQASLAERMGASLSTVRRMEKGDVRVPIHFFARALHVFGEIQALENLLDTAKDDIGLTLMDERLPKRVRSKPATSGAL
- a CDS encoding PFL_4703 family integrating conjugative element protein; amino-acid sequence: MSRFKNEVTHLQAHVKTLRLGAAALFVVALLLGFGWWSAPKSLTIHVPPDLRSGSTRQWWDVPPESVYAFTFYIWQQAQRWPTNGEEDYPRNLHALSAYLTPSCRAFLQQDYEYRRSNGELRQRVRGIYEIPGRGYGDDPTLRVQAVSASNWVVTLDVSADEYLGAEQVKRALVRYTLKVVRMDVDPERNPFGLALDCHASVPQRIELPSAPSPASHPASAGSHLQGEAP
- a CDS encoding TIGR03758 family integrating conjugative element protein; this encodes MTPSADQVAAFQANGGFTPATVSTVVLGFVFAVLLLWGVWAMRTAYVGWAENRLTQPQFLGVVVRFVAMYLVLSFFLLA
- a CDS encoding TIGR03750 family conjugal transfer protein gives rise to the protein MDSPREGPRDGLVTFLPHRLNRHPVVVRGLTADELWICSGLSAVAGFAAGVPLAWLTHSIAMVPTLIAAGIGMGVVVGGGFLRRQKRGRPDTWLYRQLQWRLALRYPALAAYAGGRELITRSGWWSTRRQRSASAARVGGNPVRSQARVPDHAVRRIVH
- a CDS encoding TIGR03749 family integrating conjugative element protein: MKHLVLPAVAGLLLSLGLISTSQAVEILRWERLPLAVPLVVGQERVVFIDRNVRIGVPESIGDHLRVQSAGGAIYLRASEPIPPTRLQLQDVESGAMILLDIAAEPARAGQAPLEPVRIVAGDERAGRRHDQAGDSTNADAESGPGTPTSTARRATPVSVILTRYAAQNLYVPLRTVEPAAGIVRVSLRRNLALNSLLPTLPVRAWALAAWRLEDQWVTAVRLTNTSAHWLDLDPRALQGDFVAATFQHPTLGPAGRSTDTTVVYLVTRGHGLAESLLPVLAPIDAMVSLPPAAAAGQAEGGREKEARDEE